From Virgibacillus natechei, the proteins below share one genomic window:
- a CDS encoding CopG family ribbon-helix-helix protein, with the protein MSESSQEILVKLPTNLLNEVDGLMKYENSDLSDFISQATKNYLDQKKGEHVQQFRETMKKGYEEMAGINLTIASEAFQAEEEAENTLERTVIGV; encoded by the coding sequence TTGTCAGAGAGCTCACAGGAGATCTTAGTAAAGTTACCAACAAACCTATTGAATGAGGTGGATGGATTAATGAAATATGAGAATAGTGATTTAAGTGATTTCATCAGTCAGGCGACAAAAAACTATTTAGATCAGAAAAAAGGCGAACATGTACAGCAATTTCGCGAAACAATGAAAAAAGGTTACGAGGAAATGGCTGGTATTAATCTAACAATTGCTTCAGAAGCTTTCCAGGCCGAAGAGGAGGCTGAAAACACCTTAGAGCGCACTGTGATCGGGGTGTAG
- a CDS encoding type II toxin-antitoxin system PemK/MazF family toxin — protein MIVQRGEVYFADLSPVVGSEQGGIRPVLILQNDIGNRFSPTVIVAAITAQIQKAKLPTHVEINAKRYGFDRNSVILLEQIRTLDKQRLTDKITKLDNEMMEKIDQALEISLGLKDMYDH, from the coding sequence TTGATTGTTCAAAGAGGCGAAGTATATTTCGCCGATCTATCCCCTGTGGTTGGATCAGAGCAGGGAGGCATACGCCCGGTATTGATCCTACAAAATGATATAGGCAATCGTTTCAGCCCAACGGTGATTGTCGCTGCTATTACAGCACAAATTCAAAAGGCTAAACTGCCAACGCATGTAGAAATAAATGCAAAACGTTATGGATTTGATCGTAATTCTGTAATTTTATTAGAACAAATTCGTACCTTAGATAAACAGCGTTTGACAGATAAAATTACAAAATTAGATAATGAAATGATGGAAAAAATAGATCAGGCATTGGAAATAAGTCTTGGACTTAAGGATATGTATGATCACTGA
- a CDS encoding RsbT co-antagonist protein RsbRA, with product MDEKFKRIAIDNSDTIVAMWLEEINTLKETNYAATMSDELFESTNREFVNVIFTSIKNQGDTQALKDFSEKIINLGWQLSYITDGLQMFTRVTIDYILRQSNQVDSSYISEVLKSVDEWVEPIIRQLVNDYSGSWEHIVSLQRVALQELSAPLIPVVEGITVMPLVGTIDTERAKLIMENLLEGVIKHNSEVVLIDITGVPVVDTMVAHHIIQAAEAVRLVGATCILVGIRPEIAQTIVNLGIDLEKFPTKSSLKKGFTSALEITNRKIVNLEEKNEAIEKFIGSIHGE from the coding sequence ATGGATGAAAAATTCAAAAGGATTGCCATTGATAATAGTGATACAATCGTTGCAATGTGGTTAGAAGAAATTAATACGTTAAAAGAGACGAACTATGCAGCTACCATGTCTGATGAATTATTTGAAAGTACAAATAGAGAATTTGTAAATGTTATATTCACAAGTATTAAAAATCAAGGTGACACACAGGCTCTTAAGGATTTCTCAGAGAAAATAATCAACCTTGGTTGGCAATTAAGTTACATTACAGATGGCTTACAGATGTTTACAAGAGTGACGATTGATTACATATTAAGGCAGTCGAACCAAGTCGATTCTAGTTATATTTCGGAAGTTTTAAAGAGTGTAGATGAATGGGTCGAACCAATTATCAGACAACTAGTTAATGATTATTCTGGTAGCTGGGAGCATATTGTTTCCCTGCAACGAGTTGCGCTCCAAGAACTATCGGCACCACTTATTCCCGTTGTAGAAGGTATTACGGTAATGCCACTAGTCGGCACGATCGATACCGAGCGGGCCAAGTTAATAATGGAGAACCTTCTGGAAGGCGTGATCAAGCATAATTCAGAGGTTGTCTTAATTGATATCACGGGTGTACCTGTAGTGGATACGATGGTAGCCCATCATATCATTCAGGCTGCCGAAGCTGTACGTCTAGTAGGAGCAACGTGTATTCTTGTTGGAATTCGACCAGAGATCGCACAGACGATTGTAAACCTAGGTATTGACCTAGAGAAATTCCCAACAAAAAGCTCATTGAAAAAAGGATTTACAAGCGCTTTGGAGATTACCAATAGGAAAATCGTAAACCTTGAAGAAAAAAATGAAGCTATCGAAAAATTTATTGGTTCTATACATGGGGAGTGA
- a CDS encoding STAS domain-containing protein produces the protein MRIPILKLNNYLLVSIQTEIDDNTAIQFQEDLLDKIHKSGSSGVVIDLTSVEIIDSFIAKVLGDVVTMSDLMGAKVVLTGIQPAVAMTLIDLGIHLKNVPTALDLEQGLVKLYQELGE, from the coding sequence ATGCGAATTCCAATACTAAAATTAAACAATTATTTACTAGTATCTATTCAAACAGAAATAGATGACAATACGGCTATACAATTTCAAGAAGACTTATTGGATAAAATCCATAAAAGTGGATCATCAGGAGTAGTGATCGATTTAACATCGGTAGAAATTATCGATTCATTTATTGCGAAGGTTCTCGGCGACGTGGTCACGATGTCAGATCTCATGGGGGCGAAAGTAGTTCTAACTGGTATTCAACCGGCAGTAGCCATGACTTTAATTGATCTTGGTATTCATTTGAAAAATGTCCCAACTGCCTTAGATCTAGAACAAGGTCTAGTAAAACTTTACCAGGAATTGGGGGAATAG
- a CDS encoding anti-sigma regulatory factor — MNAQSCVNIHKEWDIVGARQAGRDIAKEIGFGTVDQARITTAISEMARNIYLYADKGQIYLKVANESGKKGLTIISVDTGPGIRDIGQAMEDGYSTSGGLGAGLPGIKRLMDEFDVQSEEGKGTTITTLKWLR, encoded by the coding sequence ATGAATGCTCAATCCTGTGTAAATATTCATAAAGAGTGGGATATCGTCGGAGCTAGGCAAGCTGGCCGTGATATTGCCAAAGAAATTGGATTTGGAACAGTTGATCAAGCGCGTATAACGACAGCTATTTCAGAAATGGCTCGTAATATATATTTATATGCTGACAAGGGACAAATTTATCTAAAGGTAGCTAATGAAAGCGGTAAAAAGGGTCTGACCATTATTTCTGTCGATACAGGTCCAGGTATTCGTGATATCGGTCAAGCAATGGAAGATGGCTATTCTACATCTGGAGGGCTCGGTGCAGGACTTCCAGGTATAAAACGTTTAATGGATGAGTTTGATGTACAATCAGAAGAAGGAAAGGGTACAACAATCACAACATTAAAATGGCTTAGATAA
- a CDS encoding PP2C family protein-serine/threonine phosphatase, with product MDEIKVDAATYKDLMSNYIKTQNEQALYGVEQVSKSFIKNNILPEEIVNLHIQALAELYPNLFEDFQHSMDFLLEAMISYGLAHQEFQTLREEQLSIKSEIAAAANMQDGLLKSTTPIIEGVDIGVISVPANQMNGDYHHFVKGKDGSLGIAIADVIGKGIPAALCMSMIKYSIESYPEESMSPKSILKNLNRVVESNVDPSMFITMFYAQYFPSENKLQYASAGHEPGFYYNAATNTFQEIETKGLVLGVTPETDYKQYEMEIHKGDMVIMLTDGVTESREGERFIETEEILDIINYYADLPAQEMVNQVYKYLERLQDFQLRDDFTLLILRKEV from the coding sequence ATGGATGAGATAAAAGTAGATGCAGCAACTTATAAGGATTTAATGAGTAATTATATTAAAACACAAAACGAACAAGCTTTATATGGAGTCGAACAAGTTAGTAAATCTTTTATTAAAAATAATATTCTTCCAGAGGAGATAGTCAATTTACATATTCAAGCCTTAGCAGAATTGTATCCCAATCTTTTTGAGGACTTTCAGCATTCGATGGACTTTTTGCTGGAAGCGATGATTTCTTATGGTCTGGCACACCAAGAATTTCAAACATTACGGGAAGAACAGCTGTCCATTAAATCAGAAATTGCTGCTGCAGCCAATATGCAGGATGGACTGTTGAAATCGACCACACCAATAATAGAAGGTGTGGATATTGGTGTTATAAGTGTTCCTGCCAATCAAATGAATGGGGACTACCATCATTTTGTGAAAGGGAAGGATGGATCACTCGGTATTGCCATTGCAGATGTAATCGGAAAGGGTATACCTGCAGCACTATGTATGTCCATGATCAAATATTCGATTGAGAGCTACCCAGAAGAATCAATGAGCCCAAAGTCAATACTGAAGAACTTAAATCGGGTAGTGGAGAGCAATGTTGATCCAAGTATGTTTATTACGATGTTTTATGCACAATACTTTCCCTCAGAAAATAAACTTCAATACGCATCTGCAGGTCATGAACCTGGATTTTACTACAATGCTGCTACAAATACTTTTCAAGAGATAGAAACGAAAGGTCTTGTTCTAGGGGTTACACCTGAAACGGATTATAAGCAATATGAAATGGAAATTCATAAGGGTGACATGGTTATCATGTTGACAGATGGTGTTACAGAAAGTCGAGAAGGCGAACGTTTTATTGAGACGGAAGAGATACTTGATATTATAAACTATTATGCTGATTTACCAGCACAGGAAATGGTGAATCAAGTTTATAAGTACTTGGAGCGTTTACAGGACTTTCAATTAAGAGATGATTTTACCTTGTTAATTTTACGGAAAGAAGTTTAG
- a CDS encoding STAS domain-containing protein gives MNLEIDVVDEKAKSVVHLSGEVDVYTATKLKDNLLPLTYEKDHLVEVDLESITYMDSTGLGVFISALKSTNEHDSKLKLVNIQDRVLRLFNITGLDEIMDIEGIRGENS, from the coding sequence ATGAATTTAGAGATTGATGTAGTTGATGAAAAAGCAAAATCCGTCGTTCACCTTTCAGGGGAAGTGGATGTGTATACAGCAACGAAATTAAAAGATAATCTACTACCGTTGACGTACGAAAAGGATCATCTGGTGGAAGTTGATTTGGAGTCTATTACGTATATGGATAGTACTGGATTAGGTGTGTTTATTAGTGCGTTAAAGTCAACGAATGAACACGATAGTAAGCTGAAGCTAGTGAATATTCAGGATCGTGTTTTACGTTTATTTAACATAACAGGACTAGATGAGATTATGGATATCGAAGGAATTCGAGGTGAAAATAGCTAA
- the rsbW gene encoding anti-sigma B factor RsbW: MEKFDFIEMKVPAKAEYVGVVRLSISGVANRMGFSYEDIEDIKVAISEAITNAVTHAYDEEEGEVTLGFGVYEDRLEIMVADHGGSFKLKEVKDDIGPYETTESVENLREGGFGLFLIDTLMDKVQINNNSGVIVLMTKYLNEIEVGLDDNQISTRQ, encoded by the coding sequence ATGGAAAAGTTTGATTTTATTGAGATGAAAGTTCCTGCTAAGGCAGAATATGTCGGAGTTGTTCGATTAAGCATTTCCGGTGTCGCCAATAGAATGGGGTTTTCCTATGAGGACATTGAAGATATAAAGGTAGCTATCTCTGAAGCAATTACAAATGCCGTAACACATGCTTATGATGAGGAAGAGGGGGAGGTTACCCTTGGATTTGGTGTTTATGAGGATCGCTTGGAGATAATGGTTGCTGATCATGGAGGTAGCTTTAAGTTAAAAGAAGTTAAAGATGACATAGGCCCTTATGAAACTACAGAATCGGTTGAGAATTTACGTGAAGGAGGATTCGGTCTCTTCTTAATCGATACATTAATGGATAAAGTTCAGATCAATAATAACTCCGGTGTTATTGTTTTAATGACAAAGTATCTTAACGAAATAGAGGTGGGGCTTGATGACAACCAAATCTCAACCAGACAATAG
- the sigB gene encoding RNA polymerase sigma factor SigB yields MTTKSQPDNRGRDEVYQWIDHLQKEPTDEVIQEKIVFTYKNLVESIARKYSKNSAIHEDLVQVGMIGLLAAIRRYDATFGKSFESFAIPTIIGEIKRFIRDKTWSVHVPRRIKELGPKINKAADELTTINQVSPSVQEIADHLEVSEEEILETMEMGKSYKALSVDHKVEADSEGGTVSILDLVGDDETGFNNIDQKMMLEKILPILSEREQQILQFTYFDNLSQKETGELLGISQMHVSRLQRRSLRKLREAIQTESSEVFD; encoded by the coding sequence ATGACAACCAAATCTCAACCAGACAATAGAGGGAGAGATGAGGTTTACCAGTGGATTGATCATTTACAAAAAGAACCAACTGATGAGGTTATACAAGAGAAAATTGTATTCACCTATAAAAATCTCGTTGAATCAATTGCTAGAAAGTACTCGAAAAATAGTGCAATTCACGAAGATTTAGTACAAGTAGGTATGATTGGGTTGTTAGCCGCAATTAGAAGGTATGATGCAACTTTTGGTAAATCTTTTGAGTCTTTTGCCATTCCAACTATAATTGGTGAAATTAAACGATTTATTCGTGATAAAACGTGGAGTGTCCATGTACCGCGCCGCATTAAGGAACTGGGGCCAAAAATCAATAAGGCCGCAGATGAGTTAACAACGATAAATCAAGTGTCTCCAAGTGTGCAAGAGATAGCTGATCATCTTGAGGTTTCGGAGGAAGAGATATTAGAAACAATGGAAATGGGTAAGAGTTATAAAGCACTGTCCGTGGATCATAAAGTTGAGGCTGATTCAGAAGGGGGCACTGTTTCTATATTGGATTTAGTGGGCGATGATGAAACTGGATTCAATAATATTGATCAGAAAATGATGTTGGAAAAAATCCTTCCTATCCTATCTGAAAGGGAACAACAAATTTTGCAGTTCACTTATTTTGATAATTTGAGTCAAAAAGAAACCGGAGAATTACTGGGTATTTCACAAATGCATGTTTCACGATTGCAACGCAGGTCTTTACGCAAACTTAGAGAAGCGATTCAAACGGAAAGCTCGGAGGTATTTGACTGA
- a CDS encoding SpoIIE family protein phosphatase, whose amino-acid sequence MSSGKIEVSVFQKAKKGNYYCGDSYFYKETESEFVCVIADGLGSGELAKESSQIVIDIIEENNHATVEQLVKLCTRELFGKRGAVVGILKLHFETQMYSFSSIGNIGVITVKKDNKKKRNIPNGGYLAGYQQPFKVVREKMDPKMNFIMFSDGVSDRELSEKYFINKDVQTVTRTFEHVSDETRMDDTTLIAIRYEG is encoded by the coding sequence ATGTCCTCAGGTAAGATAGAAGTCTCTGTCTTTCAAAAAGCGAAAAAAGGTAATTATTATTGTGGAGATAGTTACTTTTATAAAGAAACAGAGAGTGAGTTTGTCTGTGTTATAGCTGACGGACTTGGTAGTGGTGAACTGGCAAAAGAATCGTCTCAAATTGTGATTGATATTATTGAAGAAAACAACCATGCAACAGTAGAACAACTCGTAAAACTCTGTACCAGAGAGTTATTTGGAAAACGAGGAGCTGTCGTGGGAATATTAAAACTGCACTTTGAGACGCAGATGTATTCCTTTTCTTCGATTGGTAATATTGGCGTCATAACCGTAAAAAAAGATAACAAAAAGAAGCGTAATATACCAAATGGAGGCTATTTAGCCGGATATCAGCAGCCTTTTAAAGTAGTGCGAGAGAAAATGGACCCAAAGATGAATTTTATCATGTTTTCAGATGGAGTGTCCGATAGAGAATTATCAGAGAAGTACTTTATAAACAAAGATGTTCAGACGGTAACAAGGACCTTTGAACATGTTAGTGATGAAACAAGAATGGACGATACAACTTTGATTGCGATACGATATGAGGGGTGA
- a CDS encoding Tex family protein has translation MANELNQELIQWVSTEAQVNKNMVNTVIALLDEGNTVPFIARYRKEVTGGLDEVQIKLVQDKWNYALNLSDRKKEVLRIIDEQGKLTEDLEKEISEATQLQRVEDLYRPYKQKRRTKATIAKEKGLEPLAELVWMQEITAIEEEAEKYFSEEHELHTIEEVLLGVNNIIAEWISDDPTYREFIREQTFKRGTIQSELKDAEKDEKSVYEMYYDYNEAVRSMVSHRILALNRGEKEGVLKVGVHPPNERVIEYLRKKIINPNTNETGVGLLKDAIEDGYKRLIQPSIEREIRSSLTEKAEEQAIDVFSTNLKNLLLQPPLKGKMILGVDPAFRTGCKLAIVDETGKVHGVSVMYPTAPRNDTAGAEKIVLEFIKKYDVELIAIGNGTASRETEQFISDVITKNDLDIPYIIVNEAGASVYSASKLAREEFPDLEVEERSAASIARRVQDPLAEFVKIDPQSIGVGQYQHDVSQKSLHESLTFVVETAVNQVGVNVNTASSSLLQYVAGLSKTVAANVVNKRNEEGKFTNRKQLKKIPRLGAKTYEQGIGFLRIIDGDHPLDRTPIHPESYANTEKLLQMVDCQLEDIGSEKLREKINTLNKKEIAASLEIGEPTLLDIMTALSRPERDPRDDFPQPILKQNVLALEDLSPGMEMQGTVRNVVDFGVFVDIGVKQDGLVHISKMANKFVKHPMDIASVGDVVTVWVEKIDANKGRIALSMVKTEQ, from the coding sequence GTGGCAAATGAATTAAATCAGGAACTTATCCAATGGGTTTCCACGGAAGCTCAAGTAAACAAAAATATGGTTAATACAGTGATTGCATTATTAGATGAAGGAAATACGGTCCCGTTTATTGCGCGCTACCGTAAAGAAGTAACAGGTGGACTGGACGAAGTACAAATTAAATTAGTGCAAGATAAATGGAACTATGCGCTTAATTTATCGGACAGAAAAAAAGAAGTCCTGCGAATCATTGACGAACAAGGGAAGTTAACGGAAGATCTGGAAAAAGAAATTTCAGAGGCAACTCAATTGCAGCGTGTAGAAGATTTATATCGACCATACAAGCAAAAGCGCAGGACAAAAGCAACAATCGCAAAGGAAAAAGGATTGGAACCGTTGGCCGAACTAGTTTGGATGCAGGAAATTACTGCTATTGAAGAAGAAGCTGAAAAGTATTTTTCCGAGGAACATGAACTACATACGATAGAAGAAGTACTTTTAGGTGTAAATAATATTATTGCAGAGTGGATTTCCGACGATCCAACCTATCGTGAATTCATACGCGAGCAAACGTTTAAACGTGGTACCATACAATCAGAATTGAAAGATGCAGAAAAAGACGAAAAAAGTGTTTATGAAATGTACTATGATTATAATGAAGCAGTACGTTCTATGGTGTCGCACCGGATTCTCGCATTAAATCGTGGTGAGAAGGAAGGTGTTCTAAAAGTAGGAGTTCACCCTCCAAACGAACGTGTAATTGAATATTTGCGAAAAAAAATAATTAATCCAAACACGAATGAAACAGGTGTAGGATTACTGAAAGATGCCATTGAAGATGGTTACAAACGATTGATTCAACCCTCAATCGAAAGAGAAATCCGTAGTAGCCTAACAGAAAAAGCGGAAGAACAGGCGATTGACGTATTCTCCACAAATCTTAAGAACCTATTGCTTCAACCACCTTTAAAAGGAAAAATGATTTTAGGTGTGGATCCTGCTTTTCGAACTGGTTGTAAGTTAGCGATTGTGGATGAAACAGGGAAAGTTCATGGCGTAAGTGTCATGTATCCAACTGCACCTAGAAATGACACAGCAGGTGCAGAAAAAATAGTACTGGAATTTATAAAAAAATATGATGTTGAACTTATAGCTATAGGTAACGGGACTGCATCACGTGAGACAGAGCAATTTATTTCTGATGTTATTACAAAAAACGACCTAGATATTCCATATATTATTGTTAACGAAGCTGGGGCGAGTGTTTATTCCGCTTCTAAATTAGCGCGAGAAGAGTTTCCTGATTTAGAAGTAGAAGAAAGAAGTGCAGCATCTATCGCGCGTCGCGTACAAGATCCACTTGCTGAATTTGTAAAAATAGACCCACAATCAATTGGTGTTGGTCAATATCAGCATGATGTTAGTCAAAAATCACTCCATGAATCATTAACCTTTGTTGTAGAAACAGCAGTAAACCAAGTTGGTGTAAATGTAAACACTGCATCATCATCATTATTGCAATATGTAGCTGGATTAAGTAAAACAGTAGCGGCAAACGTTGTGAACAAGCGAAATGAAGAAGGTAAATTCACCAATCGTAAACAATTGAAGAAGATTCCACGTCTGGGAGCAAAAACATATGAACAAGGAATTGGATTCTTACGGATTATCGATGGGGATCATCCGTTAGACCGTACGCCAATTCATCCAGAGAGTTATGCCAACACGGAAAAACTACTTCAAATGGTTGACTGTCAACTAGAAGATATAGGATCTGAAAAGCTTCGCGAAAAAATTAACACATTGAATAAAAAAGAAATTGCAGCAAGCTTAGAGATCGGAGAGCCAACTTTACTTGATATTATGACTGCGTTAAGCCGTCCAGAAAGAGATCCTCGTGATGACTTTCCTCAACCTATATTGAAGCAAAATGTACTGGCATTAGAGGATTTATCTCCAGGGATGGAAATGCAGGGAACGGTAAGGAATGTTGTAGATTTTGGGGTTTTTGTAGATATAGGTGTGAAACAGGATGGATTGGTTCACATTTCCAAAATGGCGAATAAATTTGTGAAACACCCAATGGATATTGCATCTGTAGGGGATGTAGTTACGGTTTGGGTGGAAAAAATTGACGCAAATAAAGGTAGAATAGCATTATCGATGGTGAAAACAGAACAATAG
- a CDS encoding catalase has product MSNNKKTLTTGSGIPVGDNQNSLTAGHNGPGLIQDFHLLEKLAHFNRERIPERVVHAKGAGAFGYFEVTNDEISKYTKADFLSEKGKRTDMFARFSTVAGELGYPDTVRDPRGFALKFYTEEGNYDLVGNNTPVFFIRDAIKFPDFIHTQKRRPSGLKDPNMVWDFWSLSPESLHQITYLHGDRGIPATFRHMNGYGSHTYKWVNDTGEAFWVKYHFVSDQGVHALDTDLADELAGKNPDYHREDLYTSIDKEDFPSWTLYVQIIPYEDYKTYKWDIFDVTKTVSKEDYPRIEVGKMVLNQNPGNHFADVEQAALTPGNLVPGIEASPDKMLQGRIFSYGDTHRYRLGANHQQIPVNRPKNESTSYQRDGYMRVDGNGGNTPVYEPNSENGPTEDPTKKINPFEVYGEADSVGYDSEDHYTQPGNLYRLMSADERTRLVQNFADHMRPVESDEIKLRQIEHFYKADPEWGQRVAQELGLSVPESVK; this is encoded by the coding sequence TTGAGTAATAATAAAAAGACGCTAACTACTGGTTCCGGAATCCCGGTTGGTGATAATCAAAACTCACTCACAGCCGGTCATAATGGCCCTGGTTTAATTCAAGATTTTCATTTACTAGAAAAACTTGCACACTTTAACAGAGAGCGTATCCCTGAGCGTGTTGTTCACGCAAAAGGCGCAGGCGCATTTGGGTATTTCGAAGTTACAAATGACGAAATATCAAAATATACAAAAGCTGACTTCCTAAGCGAAAAAGGGAAACGAACAGATATGTTTGCTCGTTTTTCAACGGTAGCAGGTGAATTAGGTTACCCTGATACTGTACGTGACCCTCGTGGTTTCGCATTGAAGTTCTATACAGAAGAAGGAAATTATGACTTAGTTGGTAATAATACACCAGTATTCTTCATTCGTGATGCGATTAAGTTTCCTGATTTCATTCATACACAAAAACGTCGCCCAAGCGGGTTGAAAGATCCTAATATGGTATGGGATTTCTGGTCATTATCTCCAGAATCACTGCACCAAATTACTTATTTGCATGGTGATCGTGGTATTCCTGCAACTTTCCGTCACATGAATGGATATGGAAGTCATACGTATAAATGGGTCAATGATACAGGTGAAGCATTCTGGGTTAAATATCACTTTGTTAGTGACCAAGGTGTTCATGCATTAGATACAGATTTAGCTGATGAGCTTGCTGGTAAAAACCCTGACTATCATAGAGAAGATTTATACACTTCAATTGATAAGGAAGATTTCCCATCATGGACTTTATATGTTCAAATTATTCCTTATGAAGATTACAAAACATATAAATGGGATATCTTTGATGTTACGAAAACTGTTTCCAAAGAAGATTATCCACGAATTGAAGTAGGAAAAATGGTACTAAACCAAAACCCTGGAAATCATTTTGCTGACGTTGAACAAGCTGCACTTACACCAGGTAATTTAGTGCCTGGAATTGAAGCATCACCAGACAAAATGCTTCAAGGACGTATTTTCAGCTATGGAGATACACATCGCTATCGTCTTGGTGCAAACCATCAACAAATTCCAGTTAACCGTCCAAAAAATGAATCAACCAGCTACCAACGTGATGGTTATATGCGTGTAGACGGTAATGGCGGAAATACACCAGTTTATGAACCTAACAGTGAAAATGGTCCAACTGAAGACCCAACAAAGAAAATCAATCCATTTGAAGTATATGGAGAAGCTGATAGCGTAGGTTACGATAGTGAAGATCACTATACACAGCCAGGTAATCTTTATCGATTAATGAGTGCTGATGAAAGAACTCGTCTTGTTCAAAATTTCGCTGATCATATGAGACCAGTTGAGAGTGATGAAATAAAACTTCGTCAAATTGAACACTTCTATAAAGCTGACCCTGAATGGGGCCAAAGAGTTGCGCAAGAATTAGGCTTATCCGTTCCAGAAAGTGTTAAATAA
- a CDS encoding SprT family protein, which yields MTHLNEKELYELVNRLSVQHFNKAFKHEVRFNHRLRTTGGRYIPGQKVIELNPKYVVELGENEFIGIIKHELCHYHLHIEGRGFSHGDADFKKLLRETGSPRYCTPLPSRQKEYKYRYTCRKCNHEYKRMRRVNVDKYRCGKCRGRLVLKTQSK from the coding sequence ATGACACACTTAAATGAGAAAGAACTATATGAATTGGTAAACAGACTATCCGTACAGCACTTTAATAAAGCCTTTAAACATGAGGTGAGATTCAACCATCGTCTTCGAACAACTGGGGGAAGATATATTCCAGGACAAAAAGTAATTGAATTAAACCCGAAATATGTTGTAGAATTGGGTGAGAATGAGTTTATAGGTATTATTAAACACGAGTTATGCCACTATCATCTTCATATAGAAGGAAGAGGATTTAGCCACGGCGATGCGGATTTTAAAAAATTACTACGTGAAACGGGATCACCAAGATACTGTACCCCACTACCATCACGTCAGAAGGAATACAAGTATCGGTACACGTGCAGGAAATGCAACCATGAATATAAAAGAATGCGACGTGTGAATGTGGATAAATACAGGTGTGGCAAGTGTAGGGGAAGGCTAGTTTTGAAAACGCAAAGTAAGTAG